A genomic stretch from Pagrus major chromosome 3, Pma_NU_1.0 includes:
- the pum1 gene encoding pumilio homolog 1: MPLQLGRPPQATPPSQQGVAGAGRSQDDAMVDYFFQRQHGEQPGKHRWPTGDNIHDSQVRSMDELNHDFQALALEGRAMGEQLLTGKKFWETDDSGKDGPKGIFLDQWRDSAWGASDHSVSQPIMVSRRPGQGFHGGGEVGVGSVMSPRSESGGLGVSMVEYVLSSSPADKLDSCLRKGPYGQRDGEVEEEKREKPKATFEGEKLKELTEGEADVIGDVINPNGLPVQNGLDVDVKEFGRPQGNMPAPGPEGDLLGGPGGVGAEGLTPLGGGGGPKPPEDFSGVEQGGVTMDPMESVMEPLQFDYNSQMQMDSAPTVGLFDYTNQQQLFQRNNALAVQQLTAAQQQQYALAAAQQPHIGLAPAFVPNPYIISAAPPGTDPYAAGLAAAATLGPAVMPPQYYGVTPWGVYPANLFQQQAAAANNSANQQAANQGQQNQQQVMRAGGNQRPLTPSQGQQGQQNDQLVAAAAVNSALAFGQGLAAGVPGYPVLAPAAYYDQTGALVVNTGARSGPVRLMAPASVIISPSAAQAVAAAAASAGGANGGLGGGANGPFRAMTSQQPQQQGGPGGALGGSSFYGSSSLSSSSQSSSLFSQGSGQPGPGSASLGFSQPTSSSLGATLGATLGGFGTAVANSSGGSGSRRDSLTGNNELYKRTPSSLTPIGHGGFYNGTLGFSPSPGPVGMPLPNQGPSHSLTPPPSLSNHSSSSNLNLGGLTNGSGRFISAAPGAEAKYRSAASSGSSLFSPSSQLFPSSRLRYGMSDVMPSGRSRLLEDFRNNRYPNLQLRDIAGHIMEFSQDQHGSRFIQLKLERASSAERQLVFSEILQAAYQLMVDVFGNYVIQKFFEFGSLDQKLALAERIRGHVLSLALQMYGCRVIQKALEFIPSDQQVISEMVRELDGHVLKCVKDQNGNHVVQKCIECVQPHALHFIIDAFKGQVFALSTHPYGCRVIQRILEHCLPEQTLPILEELHQHTEQLVQDQYGNYVIQHVLEHGRAEDKSKIVAEIRGNVLGLSQHKFASNVVEKCVTHASRAERAVLIDEVCSLTEGPHSALYTMMKDQYANYVVQKMIDVAEPTQRKIVMHKIRPHISTLRKYTYGKHILAKLEKYYMKNGVDLGPLCGPPNGIM, from the exons gGTGTGGCGGGTGCTGGACGTTCCCAGGATGATGCCATGGTAGACTATTTCTTCCAGCGACAGCACGGTGAACAGCCCGGCAAACATCGCTGGCCCACTGGAGACAACATCCATGacagccag GTGCGGTCCATGGACGAGCTGAACCATGACTTTCAGGCTCTGGCTCTGGAGGGACGCGCCATGGGAGAG CAGCTGCTAACTGGTAAGAAATTCTGGGAGACAGACGACTCTGGGAAGGATGGACCAAAAGGGATCTTTCTGGACCAGTGGAGGGACAGTGCATGGGGTGCCTCAG ATCACTCAGTGTCTCAGCCAATCATGGTGTCCCGCCGGCCAGGGCAGGGCTTCCATGGCGGCGGTGAAGTTGGGGTGGGCTCGGTGATGTCCCCGCGGTCTGAGAGTGGAGGGCTGGGAGTTAGCATGGTGGAGTATGTCCTTTCCTCCTCGCCGGCTGACAAACTGGATTCCTGCCTCCGAAAAGGACCCTAC GggcagagggatggagaggtggaggaggagaagagggagaaaccGAAGGCAACATTTGAGGGAGAGAAATTGAAAGAGTTGACGGAAGGTGAAGCTGATGTGATCGGTGACGTCATCAACCCCAACGGGCTGCCTGTGCAGAATGGCCTCGACGTCGACGTCAAAGAGTTTGG TCGTCCCCAAGGCAACATGCCAGCCCCTGGCCCTGAGGGTGACCTGCTCGGTGGTCCCGGGGGTGTAGGGGCCGAGGGCCTGACACCCCTGGGAGGTGGTGGAGGCCCCAAACCTCCTGAGGACTTCTCTGGCGTGGAACAAGGTGGTGTCACCATGGACCCCATGGAGTCTGTGATGGAGCCGCTTCAGTTTGACTACAACTCCCAGATGCAGATGGACTCTGCGCCCACTGTGGGCTTATTTGATTACACCAACCAGCAGCAG CTGTTTCAGAGAAACAACGCCCTAGCAGTGCAGCAGTTAACAGCAGCCCAGCAACAGCAGTACGCCTtggcagcagcacagcagcctcACATTG GTCTGGCCCCAGCTTTTGTGCCCAATCCTTACATCATCAGTGCTGCTCCACCAGGGACGGACCCCTACGCAGCTGgactagcagcagcagctacactCG GACCGGCAGTGATGCCTCCCCAGTACTACGGTGTGACCCCCTGGGGGGTCTACCCTGCCAACCTCTTCCAGCAGCAGGCGGCTGCAGCCAATAACTCGGCCAATCAGCAGGCGGCAAACCAGGGCCAGCAGAACCAACAGCAG GTGATGCGTGCTGGGGGCAACCAGCGACCTTTGACCCCCAGCCAAGGTCAACAGGGTCAGCAGAATGACCAGCtggttgcagcagcagcagtcaacTCAGCCCTTGCCTTTGGACAGGGGTTAGCAGCAGGAGTCCCTG GCTACCCAGTCCTCGCCCCTGCAGCCTACTACGATCAGACAGGCGCCCTGGTGGTCAACACTGGAGCCAGGAGTGGCCCTGTCCGCCTAATGGCCCCTGCCTCTGTCATCATATCTCCTTCCGCAGCACAAGCAG ttgcagcagcagcagcctccgcCGGTGGTGCCAACGGTGGTCTGGGCGGTGGGGCCAACGGTCCATTTCGTGCCATGACGTCCCAACAGCCTCAGCAGCAGGGTGGCCCTGGTGGCGCTCTGGGAGGGAGCTCCTTTTACGGatcctcctccctcagctcctcctcccagagctcctctcttttctcacaAGGCTCCGGCCAGCCCGGACCAGGTTCTGCCTCCCTGGGCTTCAGCCagcccacctcctcctccctagGGGCCACGCTGGGGGCCACACTGGGAGGCTTTGGAACTGCAG TGGCCAACTCGAGTGGTGGCAGCGGCTCCAGGCGGGACTCCCTGACAGGCAACAACGAGCTGTACAAACGCACGCCCTCTAGCCTCACCCCGATCGGTCATGGAGGCTTCTATAACGGCACCTTGGGCTTCAGTCCTTCCCCGGGCCCCGTGGGCATGCCTCTCCCCAACCAGGGCCCCTCCCATTCCCTCACACCCCCACCTTCCCTGTCCAATCACAGCTCCTCGTCCAACCTTAATCTCG GAGGCCTGACCAATGGCAGCGGGCGCTTCATCTCTGCAGCCCCAGGAGCGGAGGCCAAGTACCGCAGTGCCGCCAGCTCAGGCTCCTCCCTCTTTTCACCCAGCAGCCAGCTGTTCCCTTCGTCACGGCTACGTTACGGCATGTCAGACGTGATGCCATCAGGCAGGAGCCGCCTGCTGGAGGACTTCAGGAACAACCGCTACCCCAACCTGCAGCTTAGAGACATCGCTGGCCACATCATGGAGTTCAGCCAGGACCAGCACGGGAGCAG GTTTATCCAGTTGAAATTGGAGCGAGCCAGTTCAGCGGAGCGCCAACTTGTCTTCAGTGAGATACTACAGGCAGCCTACCAGCTCATGGTGGATGTCTTTGGAAATTATGTCATCCAGAAGTTCTTTGAG tttggCAGCCTGGACCAGAAGCTGGCTCTGGCAGAGAGGATCCGAGGTCATGTGCTGTCACTGGCCCTGCAGATGTACGGCTGCAGGGTCATTCAGAAAGCTCTGGAGTTCATCCCCTCCGATCAGCAGGTCATT agCGAGATGGTGCGCGAGCTGGACGGCCATGTGTTGAAGTGTGTGAAGGACCAGAATGGTAACCACGTGGTGCAGAAGTGTATCGAGTGTGTCCAGCCTCACGCACTGCACTTCATCATAGACGCCTTTAAGGGACAG GTCTTTGCCCTCTCCACTCACCCTTACGGCTGCAGAGTCATCCAGCGCATTCTCGAACACTGCCTTCCTGAACAGACGCTGCCTATACTAGAGGAGCTCCAtcaacacacagagcagcttgtGCAg gaCCAATATGGCAACTATGTCATCCAGCACGTTTTGGAGCATGGCCGAGCTGAAGATAAGAGCAAGATAGTGGCGGAGATCAGAGGCAATGTGCTGGGACTCAGCCAGCACAAGTTTGCCAG TAATGTGGTGGAGAAGTGTGTGACCCACGCATCACGGGCGGAGCGGGCAGTGCTGATAGACGAGGTGTGCAGCCTGACTGAGGGCCCCCACAGTGCCTTATACACCATGATGAAGGACCAGTATGCCAACTACGTGGTGCAGAAGATGATCGATGTGGCCGAGCCCACCCAGCGCAAGATCGTAATGCACAAG ATCCGGCCCCACATTTCCACCCTGAGGAAGTACACGTATGGAAAACACATCCTGGCCAAGCTGGAGAAGTACTATATGAAGAATGGCGTCGACCTGGGTCCTCTCTGCGGCCCTCCTAACGGCATCATGTGA